A genomic region of Alnus glutinosa chromosome 11, dhAlnGlut1.1, whole genome shotgun sequence contains the following coding sequences:
- the LOC133882590 gene encoding glyoxylase I 4-like, which produces MGGMDEEVEIKRLSSLGSAPSSTTLPLLSLNHVSFVCKSVRKSVRFYEDVLGFVLIKRPSSFDFEGAWLFKYGIGIHLLESDNVPTKKGAINPKDNHISFQCSDMKLLMQKLEEMNIEYVTAVVEEGGITVDQLFFHDPDGYMIEICNCQNLPVLPL; this is translated from the exons atgggagggATGGATGAAGAGGTGGAGATAAAGAGGTTGTCTTCTTTGGGTTCAGCTCCGTCTTCAACAACACTGCCTCTACTGTCTTTGAATCATGTCTCATTTGTCTGCAAGTCCGTGAGAAAGTCTGTGAGGTTCTATGAAGACGTCTTGGGATTTGTACTCATCAAACGCCCTTCTTCCTTCGACTTTGAAGGAGCTTG GTTGTTCAAGTATGGTATTGGCATACATTTGCTTGAGTCAGACAATGTCCCAACAAAGAAGGGGGCAATAAATCCAAAAGACAACCACATTTCATTCCAATGCTCAGACATGAAGCTCCTTATGCAGAAGCTGGAGGAGATGAATATAGAGTACGTTACAGCAGTGGTGGAAGAAGGTGGAATCACAGTTGATCAGCTCTTCTTCCATGACCCTGATGGATACATGATTGAAATATGCAATTGTCAAAATCTCCCTGTTCTTCCACTTTAA